One Alligator mississippiensis isolate rAllMis1 chromosome 1, rAllMis1, whole genome shotgun sequence genomic window carries:
- the LOC109282109 gene encoding dynein axonemal heavy chain 14-like, translating into MYSYDRTEPADDDVIKHILRLRSKLGWQTELSPRRFLSKAAKMTKIQKLALGRPLLLKDSGEYVYCLRRGRDNPEAPYNPYDLQVVSANTARHAKEYWTVTASFVSKFIAGDRTEETEMIPVAKWLCERQIYYMLHSFNIFSNACMKKYFFTWKSIVQRVRMNRSKWSVSQNEKYLYAFYTCDVSLISRTMMYKQLFFADEVFLKCLLYIRGLCENTSNINSYRGSKNNVIYLIKVDRSRTYSLDEFYEEQYQQSKQALNQLQTFRETVITSIKNTFIRVAEMKGVQKLFQLVPTDSKEKPKCTEIGEWCQMTKCFSRFLQLVDKIFQELLRKLVHNAVHLLLECFKRSSNVTALDEKKNENLMRLFLSV; encoded by the exons AACCAGCTGATGATGACGTGATAAAGCATATTTTGAGGCTGAGAAGCAAACTTGGCTGGCAGACAGAATTATCGCCACGTCGATTTTTATCTAAAGCGGCTAAGATGACTAAAATTCAGAAGCTTGCACTTGGg AGACCTTTATTGCTGAAAGATTCTGGAGAATATGTATATTGTCTCCGCAGAGGAAGGGATAACCCTGAAGCTCCTTATAATCCATATGATCTACAGGTTGTTTCTGCAAACACAGCTAGGCATGCTAAAGAATACTGGACTGTTACGGCTTCATTTGTTTCCAAG TTTATTGCAGGAGATAGAACAGAAGAAACAGAAATGATACCCGTAGCAAAATGGCTCTGTGAAAGACAGATTTATTATATGTTACACagttttaatatattttccaATGCCTG CatgaaaaagtattttttcaCCTGGAAAAGTATTGTTCAAAGAGTTAGGATGAACAGGAGCAA ATGGTCAGTGTCTCAAAATGAAAAGTATTTGTATGCATTTTACACCTGTGATGTTTCTCTTATTTCTAGAACAATGATGTACAAACAACTATTTTTTGCTGatgaagtatttttaaaatgcttactTTATATTAGAGGACTGTGTGAAAATACAAGTAACATTAATAGCTACAGAGGGTcaaaaaataatgtaatttatTTGATAAAG GTGGACAGGTCCCGCACATATTCCTTGGATGAGTTTTATGAGGAGCAGTATCAACAAAGCAAACAAGCTCTTAATCAACTACAGACTTTCAGGGAGACAGTAATCACATccattaaaaatacttttattaGG GTGGCAGAAATGAAGGGAGTTCAAAAACTTTTTCAGCTTGTGCCCACTGACAGTAAAGAGAAACCAAAATGTACAGAAATAGGGGAATGGTGTCAGATGACTAAATGCTTTTCAAGATTCCTTCAACTAGTTGACAAGATTTTCCAGGAACTTCTTCGTAAATTGGTGCACAATGCTGTCCATCTGCTTTTGGAGTGTTTTAAACGTTCCAGCAATGTGACTGCTCTAGATGAAAAGAAGAATGAAAACCTTATGAGGTTATTTCTATCAGTCTAG